Below is a genomic region from Xiphophorus hellerii strain 12219 chromosome 1, Xiphophorus_hellerii-4.1, whole genome shotgun sequence.
CCGGAACTGCTGCTTTACTCATATTTGGATAGCAAACAGTACTGCACCCACGGTCAAATATTTGCTGAACACATCTGCGAGGTAAGAGCACCATTAATCTAATTGTGTGCAACACCACAATAAGCTATTACACATAACGATTTGGGACAGTCATGAGAACCTTTGCAAATATCCcagttttctgtctgaaaatCAATGGCCTGTTTGTGAAGGTCTTTGCCTCCAATAAAACCAGTAGGCTGCTATGCGTTGGTATGCCATGAAGCGTTTGCATGAAGTGCACTGGCCAAACAGGAGAATCCAACTCCCACCTTAGTCTGCAGACTAAAGGCTACAATTGAGGCATTGTTTTTGTGGATGACAAGGGTTATCATAAGAATTTCAATTCAATAAATAATGCAtctttaaaataatgcaaacacTTACTTAGCTGGCGTAAAGCTAAGTATAATCAGACTCACTGAAACATAGAGTGAATTATTGATATTAtacttaacaaaacaaattgaggAGCATGATGTATGATTTAATGGTAGAGTTGTTGTGAAAAGAAAGCACATGCTCTCAGTTCAAGACTTTCATGTATCTAGAAAAATACATGTTCTGGTCTTCATCAGGTTTTAAGATCACTTACATATACCCATATTGTCAAATTGATAACAAAAGCACTCTACAACTTCAATACTGTCATTATTTATTGAGCAAATATGAAGTCAAACTAGTCTAACTGTATTCAGCTCTGAGAGAATTTTGGCTCAGTTTACGTTCAGAACCATCCTTCATTGCTTGTATGACCCAGTTTCAGCCAAGCTTCAGCTGTTGGACAGATGGCCTCACACTTTCTTCCAGAGCACTTGTTTGTGGTCGACTCAATGGATGTAGTGTCTCACCAGATCAAAAGTGGATTCTTGTGTGTCATGTGTTGCATCAGACATACAACTGGCCAATGAGTTAAAGGCAACCTGAAATTAGCCAGTCACAAGAGTTCTTCCTCTGTGACACCAGAAAGCCTTACAGATGTGACTTTATccaaaataatatgttttattattattattattattattattattattattattattattattatttacaacaGCTTCTAAaaggtgttttgtttattgagGGTATTTAAACACCTCCAGatttttcacagaataaaagtttcattattattaatttgacATTGCTCATGCAACATTGAAGcaaattgtttaatttgtggattaatctgtaaaaatcctgttaaaaacagacaaacatttaATGCAGCTGCAATGCAGAATCATGCAATTACAGAATGTAATGTCTGGAAAACATCTTTATGTTCAGAAACTGACAGTCAGCAActcttaataactttggcttaaaatgataaagaaaagaATGAGTAAAAACATGCTTCTTGGAACCACCGAAATTTTTTGCACCACTATTAATATACTTTAAGAGAAAATTTATtaatccttttttctttgttttttttttttgtttatttttacaaaagttaaaagtttttctttaacctaaaaatagaaatagaatagaaaaataGAGATAACACggtgcttcaaaataaaaacaagatttctaGGGTAGACATCTAGCAGAAAGCCGTCTTTTTTAAAAGGGTCATGTAACATTAGAACTTTAGCTGCTCTAAACGAGGTTTATTTAACAAGACCAAGGGCAAAACTGGTCTTTGAATCATAAAAGTGGTAAACTTTTGGTCTAAATTAAGGGATACGTTTGTCTGATAAAAACCTAGCAGGCTATTTAAAGTGGGCAGGAGAGCAGAATCTCTTTGCagataaaaaagtcaaagttcaAGGGTTGCTTCATGCTACGCaaataagaaacagaaaatgctcATAATGACATAAACATTCAAGAttctcctttaaaaataaaaaaaatgaagcaatatTAGTGTAaacatctatatatatatatgtaataagTTACTAATGGATGCATGCCAAAACAACATCCTTCATTCGTATCCTGTTATTCTGGGTGACAGTCATCAACAACCTGTTCTGCACTGCCTCATTTTTATGCGGTAGACTTTAAAACtcaatgaaaatatgtttgtgttattttcccCCTTGTAAACTCACTACAAGATCTGCAGTATGTTTTCTAACTTAGAGATCACCAAAgtttaagatgatttttttaCTGTAGGAAATCCAGCTGACTGCTTCAAAACAGTCACACCCATTTTAAAGCATACATAAAACAGTCTGTCAATAACAGCCTTTATATGCAGGCAGAAAGACAGGAGGAGTGCATCCATCTCTCTGACAGgcatatattctttttttcttggagTCACTTGACCTACAGGAGTGTCACAAGGTAAAATATTTGACTAAACATACTCACAACACTCATTAATTGTACTTTTAATGattcaaatatttgatttctctactttgttttatgtctctataaaacatttcatatccAAAAGTTTTCTTATTGTGCTGGATGTGTTTTAGAAGAAAGGGTGGCAAACCCAGACTGGGACCATCATGGGAAACGAACAGTCAACTCCTGAAGACGTAACTGAGGTAAAAATCCTACATAGTAAACACTAAACCTGCACAACAAATCTTGAACTTTACAAATGACTGTCCATCAGTACCAGAATGCACATGGGAGAACAGCATGCCTTAAAACTGGTGAATGTGATGTAGCTACATGTTATTTTTGAACAGAGATGCTTTGTTTTCCTTATTTATCCATAGAATGGGACAATtccagaaaaatatgaaaatggaTCAGTGAATGGCATCTCTGCAAGCATCACACTCAATGGATTGGAGGCTGATGGTGACTTTTCTCCCTCCTTTTAATTTCTTACTCAAAATAGACCTTGGTTTACTGGCAGAATGAGCAAAGCTATGCACTGAAAATATTTATCCTTCTTGTTTTCACCTTTCACCAAATTCCACTTTCTGGGAAAATATTCAGGCTATATCGGCTGACCTTTTAAATGTCCCTAtttgacttaccattcagacTCATAAGTCTCTGCAAATACAGAGCCTCCCAGCCTGGTCCTGTGTCGGATCCCCTAATGTAAACTCTGGGCGTAGTCTCAGGAACGCTGACAAGGAGCGATTATTTGATCTGTCACAGTGAGGTTTGTGTTGCTGCAGCGACAGCAGTGCTGAGCAATTCCCACCGGCTCTATAGTTTGTCTAAGAGCTGGAATGTTGACCCTGGAGATAAAGATGCCACTTTCTTGCACTGAGTAGCCCATGTTTACTTCATGAAGAATTAGACATTAGGATATCAATTAAATGTTGCATGCAAGTGGCTTAAAATCCTAATGTGCATTGATGCCTAGCAGAAACAGCtgtgtaattatttaaaaaatcatctcAGACTCCATATTTACACTAAATAGGACTTTCATAGAGTCTGttttagtgatattttcaaCAATAAATAATCATTGTGTCTGGTATTCTGTTTTTTACAGTTAAGAGTGACATCACAGTTCATCAGAATGGCAAGCTGCAGTCTCCAAAACTTGAGACGAAAGCTGAACCCGATAATGTGACAGCTgaaccagagccagaaccagcTCCAGCTGAAAGTGTGTCTGAAACCACTGACTCCCCACCAACCGACACGGAACCAGTCAAGAAACGCAAAGAGAAAAGTCATGGTTTTGGCAAACTCTTCAAAAAGAAAGACCGGAAAGCGGAAGAGAAAACTGAGGTTCAGGAAAAGGAAAAGCTCTCTAGTGAAGAGCAAGTGGATGCAAGTCAGCTTCACATTGAGCCTCAGCAGGTGAGTGCAAGAGTCCTCTATTTTGTATTCAcaacaatgtattttaatcATCATCAACACATCCTATGCATGTTGCACAATAATATAAACAGGTACAAGCATTTTGTGCTAAAGGTCTGCAAAAActacttttttaatttcagtacaaaaatacactttagcaaaacaatttaaaaatctaaaaaacaaaacaaacaaaatagaaaatcatatatttttctcttatatactgtatactacggaatgcatattttattacattggtacttttcatagttttgataactttattatataaatggaaaacattttttatgccTGTAATCATTAAGACATTTACTGTCATGATTGCATATAATTTCATATACACAGTGCAGTACATTTATATTACAATGTCAAAATATGCAACAGCAACAACATTACACAGAAGTTAAATTTGCTGTGAAAGCTgcaaaacatgtatttatttattattttaaataccaATAATACTGTATATGATTCAATATCTGGTCAAGAAAGCATTGAATGCAAGCCAACATTTTTTGTGCTATGatataatagaaataaaacaaaaaaattacagataTAAAATGCCAACAGATAATTTGCATACTGCAAGAGTTACAgataaatgagtaaaaaactgtttttgactaTGGAATAATCTATGAAGCAAATTAAATGTCTGCATATTGTGATTTCAGATTACATTTCATCAACTAGAACGGttaatgaacagaaaaaaatatatttctaaattgCCCAGAGGTGTGTTTTATTGCCTCAGTGCTCACTCTGTGATAAATACTAATCCTGACTTTCATAACAAATTATTCAAGTTGGAATCAAGGTGATCAGTTCTTAATAAAATCTGTGCTTTTAAGTGAGGAAGTGGTCAGTATGGAGAAGCTAGAGTTTATACATGATGAGCGTAATACTGCAAACCAATTCAAGAATGCTAAAATTATATAGCATTAGGCTCAGAAATTCTTGATAAATTGGATTTAGTCCAATTCAAAGTGccttacaccataaaaacacaattatcaAAATGCCATTTTGATAatgcattttgtcaaatgacattatcaaaatcatcaagcaaatatacatcaaatacattgatcaatgttccagttattatgaatgAAAGGCATCTCTAAGCATGTGGATTTTTAGCCCTGATTTTAAGGAACTGTTTCGAATGTTTTGccgttttctggaagtttgttctagattagAAGAGCATAAGAGTTGAATCCTGGCAGATATTTGGTTATATGGGTCTGAGGATATTCTCACAGCCAAAAtggacatacaaaaaaataaaaataaaacagcaaaacgtTCAACCCAGTAACAATAAATGAGCCTACGAAGAACTCAAAGGCAGAAGTTGAGGTTTCTGGATGATTTAACTGAACTTGCAAAAACTAAAGAACCTCATAAAGATACCTCTTATGAAGCCCCATATTTATTAAACCATGCTGCAGGTTTCTGGCACCAGCATGAAAGTTCTTAAGAAATTTGAGCTCCATTAACTTGTATACTGGATCAGAAAAGACACAGCTAGGTTTTGCTTCCTGTGTGCATCAGTGACCCAGTCTGCCACTGTTCCACACAAAGATAATCAGTGTTATTGGAGATCAACTTGCTACTGATATCCCACATGATACAGAAcgttagctaacattagcttttcAGTTAACTTTAACATACACACAGTTTCAACTTGATGGCCAGCCTGTTGAAACTGTGGCTAATTTTAAATACCTGGTGTTATTCCTAGACAGTGTACTCACaaataatacttttttcacaaattataattattttttcaataaaatatacaaagaataatcaagttaaaaagtaaaaaataaataaattacttaaacATTGCATAATTGTGGTTGCATTACAAAATTCTAAGTTGTGAAATTCAAACAACTTCAAAAtagaagtcattttaaatcatatcAACCAACCATATGGACATTGCAAGACAGTTGGCTTTCCTAACATCTCACAAGGCATAACTCTCACACATTGTTGAATATCAATGAGTGAGGGGTGGGACACACACATTAATAAAAGGCCTGATTGTTGACAATGCCCCGAGTAGGCAGAGGCATGGTTGGAATTGTGCTCCCATCTCAATGCTGCGATTAAGACACTCACTGCTTGCATATCAGCTCTGCTGCTCCAACATCCTCCTCAAAGGCCCATTCTCTCTGGCGGCATATAGGAGACGGCAAACGTAAAGCAAGAGTCGGAACCTGTGACTGAGCCAGAGGTCGGAGCGACTACAGAGTCGAGTCCAGAGGAACAGACAGTTCCTGAAAGCGAGAACGGAAACGATCAGCCTGAGGAAAGCCGAGAGGAGAGCGAGCTTGAGGAGAATCCAGTTATGAACTTCTTTAAAACACTAGTAAGTGACACTGTGTGAGAATTTAGGTCATGTTTAAACACTGTTGAAATGTCTAGTTGTTTGTATTGTGAAGAAATGgtgcattaaattaaaatcaagaatctaattttgtgaaactgtgaaaggaaaaattatgtaaattggagattgataaaaaaaaaaggtaattattattaaaagtagttaatttttttcaaataattacaaTCTGAATGTCTGTAAAAGCTCTAACATCAGCGTTTCACTGTAAATGAAATTATGATGACTGCCTGATGGAAATCCTACAACAAGCAGCCATTGTATTTCCTCTTCATCATGCTGTCTTTTGGATGCATGGTGTTTTAAAGAGTTACCACTGCCCCAGCCCCATGCTAATCAAGTCTTTGAACATGAGGGAATGTGGTGGCCTTTTGTTCGTCCCATAGGGTGAGCTCACAAGAGAGGCCTGTGCCGCTGGAAGTTGAGATTTGTGCAGATAGTGCGCGGGCAGGCCTACGCCATCTCCGGAGCACAATGGCCGTCACAATGACAGCACATGTACTGTACGCGCTCTGTCAGAGACCTCAGTGTGCACTCTGTCTGCCTCGGCTAGCTTCTCATAAAGGCTGAATTCATTAAAAAGGCTTTGGTTTTATAGAAATAATAGTTAGCTTTGCTAGCTGGTGCAGCATCAATCACATCCTCTGactgggagttttttttttttaagatgctTAAATTCTTCATAAATTGGAAGGAGTGCAATTCAAAGTGCCTTACACCATAAATACACAATGTAAACGTGTTCTGATGTGTTGATATCAGATTGCATTtagacttgaaatatttttctggtTAATTCATTTTCCCATTCTATTGTATCACAGGTTTCTCccacaaaaacacctaaaaagGAAACAGCTGCTCCCGATGCCGCAAAAGATCAGGTGAACAGATGTTCAGTGCTGAATTTATTATCGACCCTCTTTCCTTTTCCTACAAGTGCTGATTATCACACCGCATTTCTATTCCCAAAGCTGTTAGAAGTGATTGCAAAATGCAGAGGGCTAATTAGCAAGTTTTCTACCAGTCTGGGAATTTCAGCTGCAAATTGTAGTTAGATACAGTGTATTTCTATTTTTGGCCCTCCTTTTGAAATAATGATGTCTTGTTTCCTAAAAATGGAGCATATTTGTTACTTATAGTGGTGCATAATGAgctttttgctgatttttatttgcttcttttaacCGTGTATTCCTAActgcttcctttttttgttgcaaaatagTCCCAGAAGGAGACCGCACCTGCAGAACCCACCACTGTGAGCATATAACCCAATGCAGCATCTTAAAGTTCAAAAGAAACCACCTTCAGAATTTACCCTATGTGCcgattttacaaaaataagactatttaatcatttaaagtaGATAAAAATCTAACCTGAGCTTGCTGCTAGAAAATATGCTTGTTGGTAAACATCATTGTATTGTTATCTTTGCATCAATatatcatttttctgttttgaatagGTTGCACAGACATCAGAACAGTCTGCAGCACCCAAAGGAATGCCTGCTCCACCCCCGCCACCCCCAGAGCCTCCGAGACTGGAGACCAAAGGAGAACCAGCTGCCAAAGCTGCAAAGCCAACACAAAAAGAAGAACCAAAAGCTTCTGCAAAAGAACCCGAGTCCGCAAAAGGAAAATCGACAAAAGATGCTCTGAGTAAATTCTTCCGACCAAAGGTAAAGAAACACAACAAGTTCAGCTGCACTATATGCATTTTACACTGCATATAGTGTAAAAGATGTCGTCTTAAGGAACTGATATAAGGCGAGAAGGGTCAAGGAGAAGTGTTTCAGCTAGCAGAGCCAATCGTACAGAGGTGGTACAGTAGATTATTATATCCTCACACTGACCATGACTCATCTGGCTCCCAATTGGACAGAAGCTGGTTTGTCTGGGAGTGGCAGAAAGATGCCAAGTGTTGTATCTTAGCTGACGCAGCAGTTGAGTAAAGTTGCCTCTTTCATGTAATCAAATCTTTTCAGAGGAAATGCAAATAGTAAGCATGAAAATGCTTGTCTGGCTAAAAGAAATCCATCCAGCATCTCCTTTAATCATTATTATTGCATAAGATGTATCAATATAAACTGTATCGATATAAACTACTGGCTATTAAGTATTATGGTGAATAACCATAAACACTCATGTTCAGATTTCCATCTAGTTGAGCAGATAAAGTAGAAACGGTTAGCATATCCATGAACTCTGTATTCTTTTAGTTTCTGGTAGCGACAAACCTTTTGAAGAAGTTTTGTGTTGTTCTGGCATAGAACATAAATGACTCACAACTTAATTGTGCTGACCTGATCTGCAAGATTTCAACTTCAGCAACTTCTGAGTCAACCAGTGATTTTGCACCTCTGTGTTAGGGCAATGCAAATATTGCATGTCTCACCTGTTGTGCAGTCTTTTTACTCCCTGCAGTAGCTTACTTAGTATTAAAATTGCTTATGTGAAAGAAGCAGGACAGCctataaaatttaacaaaactgtaaaatttaagtgatgcaaaaaaacaaaaaacaaatactcttcaaatttttttaacatattgtaaAACATACAATTTCTGGTGACAATTAATTTAGTACAGAGCCTCATTTATTCATAACATAAATGTCTTTACATCAGGCCTTTAccattttgaaggttttttgatgtttgatcttcagacattttgtttaatgtgtttgaGTTCTTTGAAGGACCACTAAAGtcgcaaataaatatttattgtaaagaCTAAAACATGGATTTTAGTTCAactttaatgtcaaaatgttaaaattcagcTCTTCACAATGCCTCTGGCTGTAAATAAATCACCAATCATAAAGTCCCACACAAATGTCAGCTTTGAAAAATGAAGGCTGGCATTCCAGACACAGGAGACACAGCAGTGAAATTTTGCTGTGCATTAAATTTGTGTCGTGCATCTCAAAGTCTAAAGGCCAAAACAGATTGAAGGTTTGTAAAACTTGTCAAAAATACAATTGGATTACAACCCACTCAGTGACAGTCTGTCCTCTTACTGCTGCTCCACAATGTAACACCAAGGCATccttcttggttttgttttaaatttaaacatcaaCCCAACTGACCGTCCCACAGTGAAATTTATCTGGTCCTTCTAAAATGTGAATGACTAGAATAATAACAGATTTTTGCAGTAAATCCTACGACCAACAGATACCGTATTCtcttcatcacatcctccagcCACAGCACTCGCTTGCCCTTTCATAAATCAAGTGTTATGGCTCTGTCACTACCTCGTTTCACAAGTAGTGCCAAAAGCAACACGTTTACAAGAAACTTCATGTCACTTTGGTAGTTttaaaactcacagagacagcCGGAAGGTGCCCAAGTCCCAGCTATTTGTGTTTTGCAAAAGGCATCAAGGAGATCCCTAAAAATATTGGTTAaaccgttttatttttttattttttttttttacccctccagggggtctttttgtgggctctagagtcccttttcatgaagtaggctgacaggaaagggggaaggagagaggggaagacatgcggtaaacgtcgccgggtccgggagtcgaacccgcgacagccgcgtcgaggacttgaggcctccaaatgtgggtcgcgctaacccctacgccaccacggcacgccccggTTAAACcgttttatgtatatttatgcCAATCTAGatttacatgaaataaaaaagcagctAAATTCTTTTTTATCTCCAATAACAAAACTTCTTTACCTCCCACTCTTTGAGAAATGCAGGATTTCTTAGAATGAGAAAAGGGAGCATTAACTTAgaccaataaaatgtattaagctctaattataaatgtgtttttctatgaAGTGATGAGACACTGTGCAAATCTTGTGGTCCCAGTGGTTACAGCTTGATTGAAAATTAGCATTTGCACCAGGTGTTGCATTCCTATGAATTGGCATCGGGGCCAGAAGTGAAAAATGTTAACGAATACCGGAAAGTGAGCTCTAATGCAGGATTGGATGCAAATTAAggtatacatactgtatatccacATGCACTTAAATTGAAATGCCATTGGCAaaagtgtcattttattgtGAGATAAAGCTTTCTTATCTCTTTAAGATTTCACTAAACGTAATAATTCCTTCACTGTCCTGCAGACTATCAAGGAAGAAGCACAAGCTATTGAAGTAGAGGTACAGCCAGTTGTAGAAGTACAGGTAACTTAAGAGACTCTGGTATCTATTCATAAAATCTATATACTAGAGTGAATACCTCACTCTGGGTGAAATCATCCTTTAATTAAGggtatttaatttttatctcAGTATAAATGGGTTCAGAATATAAAACCAATTTTACTCTGCAGGAGACAGCAGTGGAGGCACCAGAGCCTGTTGTAGAAATGcaggtaaacaaaaaaaaagttctcaaTTTTGGCTTTTCATTCTCTTTTCAATAGTTGgataaaattttctttaaatctccATTCTGGTACAAAAGTTATATTAAATTTGCATTTGcttataaaactgaaaataaggtTGAATCTCAGCAAGCTGCTGTGGAAGTGGACCAGCAAGTTGGAGAAGAGGAGGTAAATATGCAAGATGGCCGCCAGGATAGTAGTTCTTTTCACTCTTTATTTCCATTCTGCATGCATCTTTGAAGTTATTCAAATCAATGCTTTCTCACTGACAACCCTGTTTCCAGAAAGCTGCGGtggtttaaagaaatgtaaatgaaaCTGAATGTAGTGATTAGAAAATCTGATTGgagtaaaaatgaaacaaaaacacccacACTTGTTTTCTACCGCATTGGGGAAGAGTGTGAGAAAATAACGgaaaaaacacatgaagaaaaatttgaaaactCTCTGTGAAAGGTTGAAAAACTTAAAtatctttaacattttatacTTCTGAACATAATACCATGATGAAAAGCACCCCACAAACACAGAAATTCTTTAAACAAAGTTAGCCACAGGATCTTCATAACATTTAGGTAGTTTTTGAGACACCTCAGGAACTTCTCACCACTTCTTAGACATAAAGGTAGTAATGAGTTAACCTAAGATGATCCCATTTTCAGTAAGGTTCATGTTTATTCCAGAAAGACTAGATTTTGCATATTGTCTCACATCCATTTTAGGCAGTGAACCAGTCCAGAGACCAAATGCAAtcttttaaacacacacactgcacacaGAATCTatatttcattatgtttttgaatttgttgtttattgatGCACTCATGGAACCATCAGGggagaaaatggcaaaaaataattCCAGCAATACCATCAGTTTTGGGAGTTTCAGACATCGTTAACTGAAATTTACCGTTACAATAAATCTAAGTTCTTATGAGTATAAGAAATATTTCACGATAATAATGCAATAAATCTCCATCCTTTGCTCCCACCTACTAAGAGGtgttattaaacaaaatacaactCGGCGTgaattaatctttttaaaatatttacttgattGAACTGAACTCATAACGTTGCCTCCAGTcaaaaaatggaaaagctgAAGAGACCACTTCTAGAAGATGTCTGTAGATGACTACATCTGGTTGAAAGATGCTGAAAATTGATCAGATTAGGTAACCAAGCCTGACTTTCAACAACTTAGTTCAGGTCAAAACAAATTCcgatttttaatgtatattttggACTGTTTAAAGACAAAGCTCTGCAGTATTTTCAATTAAATCTTCTAGACTTTTTCCAGAAAAAGGGTTGCATGGGGTCTTATTTCCTTGGTTTGGGATAACACAGAATCACTCCTTCACACTGAACCCGTTCCACCATGACAATTatcaaaattgcaaaattgGTGGAAGACGTACCACAGCTAAGGGAAGAAGCTAAATGGAACCATTGGAGAGTTGAAGATTATGGAAAATAAGTTGATTAGTTTTTGTTccccaaaaaattatttacatgaaaaaatgtagtttgtttcTAGTGTTATATTGATTCATTATAACTTAAGCCACAGTTGGAACCTGGCTGCACATCTGCTCTTTAGCCACCTTTATCTGTTGCAGTAAGTCCAAAACTCAGcagcttttgtatttttcatgcaaaaacatatttcattttttttattattatttattagaaCCAAATTAAAGGCCAAATTAGGTGATGTATTAAATTTAtcttcatgtattttattaaaaagtacaaatgtcttactttttggaaaaacacatttgtttccCAAAAATCTTCAACTTTCTTGATAATTCTTTGGAGGTGGAGAATCTCTGTGTCCTCTGAGACtgacattttctattttctgggATTCCTTCCTACATTGGCTGTTAAAAACATCAATTCTTGTTGTTGTCATAACAGATTGTTTGGgtttctttcttccttcaggaactttttccttccctctCCCGTATTTTCTGATTGGAATTCCTCCTCTCTCCTGTCACAGGTGGCAGCTCCGGCTTTCACTCTGTCAGCTACATTGACGGCCGCGCCCTTGGGTTTGTGTACGTCtcatgatttgtgttttttcctctgtgttGTTTTGACAAAAGAAGGTGGATCCTTCCAAAGCTGGCACTCTGGAGGCAGCAGCGAAGCCGGAACCGCCTCCTCCTGTTCAGGAGGAAAAGAAGCTAACCTCCAAATCATCTTTCATGTCTCTCTTCAAGCCCAAAGTAAGAACTGACTCACTTCAGATTTCCCCTCTTCCCCTTAAAATTGTTGAATATCTATAAGCATGCATTGTGATAAAAATCACCTGTCAGCGAGTAACAGATTGATGTGAACTTGAGGTACTGTTAGATACCATGACCACAAAAGTCCAAGCAGCCTCCACAAGTGGAGTTCGGTTCCTCAAGAAATCAACTGGCCTGGTAAATAGCATCATTTCTTGTGTGAATAGATGCATTATTAACCAGAATAATGCCATCTGAGATTCAAACGTGCTCTAAACAGCTTATTTGCTCGAAGCGTCTCTCCGTTTGTTTGCTGTCATATTCAAAAATCATAACAATTTCTCAGACCGTGTGTGCTCGTCTGTCAAAATGCAAGCTGTGTCCTAACAGCAGGTGTGCATCTTAATGTCGGTTCAAATCTCCCCTCGGAGTTCAAACTCCGAGCAGCAATAACAGCCACTTTACCCTAAACTCATACTGGAGCAGAACAGCTAAACTTTATGCTTCTCTTTTAGGCTGCTGACCCCAAAATGACGACTCCAACCCCGCCCGCTCCCGCAGAGTCGCCTCAACCTGCTAAAGCTAAGGAGGAACCTAAAGC
It encodes:
- the bcas1 gene encoding breast carcinoma-amplified sequence 1 isoform X8; translated protein: MGNEQSTPEDVTENGTIPEKYENGSVNGISASITLNGLEADVKSDITVHQNGKLQSPKLETKAEPDNVTAEPEPEPAPAESVSETTDSPPTDTEPVKKRKEKSHGFGKLFKKKDRKAEEKTEVQEKEKLSSEEQVDASQLHIEPQQETANVKQESEPVTEPEVGATTESSPEEQTVPESENGNDQPEESREESELEENPVMNFFKTLVSPTKTPKKETAAPDAAKDQSQKETAPAEPTTVAQTSEQSAAPKGMPAPPPPPPEPPRLETKGEPAAKAAKPTQKEEPKASAKEPESAKGKSTKDALSKFFRPKKVDPSKAGTLEAAAKPEPPPPVQEEKKLTSKSSFMSLFKPKVLLDTMTTKVQAASTSGVRFLKKSTGLAADPKMTTPTPPAPAESPQPAKAKEEPKAVAKSEAVVDSKPAAASSPAGDDAASQPKRLEKRNSIQLFFKNLGQKRHSTDAGVQTEPATAATASEKTK
- the bcas1 gene encoding breast carcinoma-amplified sequence 1 isoform X1 → MGNEQSTPEDVTENGTIPEKYENGSVNGISASITLNGLEADVKSDITVHQNGKLQSPKLETKAEPDNVTAEPEPEPAPAESVSETTDSPPTDTEPVKKRKEKSHGFGKLFKKKDRKAEEKTEVQEKEKLSSEEQVDASQLHIEPQQETANVKQESEPVTEPEVGATTESSPEEQTVPESENGNDQPEESREESELEENPVMNFFKTLVSPTKTPKKETAAPDAAKDQSQKETAPAEPTTVAQTSEQSAAPKGMPAPPPPPPEPPRLETKGEPAAKAAKPTQKEEPKASAKEPESAKGKSTKDALSKFFRPKTIKEEAQAIEVEVQPVVEVQETAVEAPEPVVEMQVESQQAAVEVDQQVGEEEKVDPSKAGTLEAAAKPEPPPPVQEEKKLTSKSSFMSLFKPKVLLDTMTTKVQAASTSGVRFLKKSTGLAADPKMTTPTPPAPAESPQPAKAKEEPKAVAKSEAVVDSKPAAASSPAGDDAASQPKRLEKRNSIQLFFKNLGQKRHSTDAGVQTEPATAATASEKTK
- the bcas1 gene encoding breast carcinoma-amplified sequence 1 isoform X6; protein product: MGNEQSTPEDVTENGTIPEKYENGSVNGISASITLNGLEADVKSDITVHQNGKLQSPKLETKAEPDNVTAEPEPEPAPAESVSETTDSPPTDTEPVKKRKEKSHGFGKLFKKKDRKAEEKTEVQEKEKLSSEEQVDASQLHIEPQQETANVKQESEPVTEPEVGATTESSPEEQTVPESENGNDQPEESREESELEENPVMNFFKTLVSPTKTPKKETAAPDAAKDQSQKETAPAEPTTVAQTSEQSAAPKGMPAPPPPPPEPPRLETKGEPAAKAAKPTQKEEPKASAKEPESAKGKSTKDALSKFFRPKTIKEEAQAIEVEVQPVVEVQETAVEAPEPVVEMQKVDPSKAGTLEAAAKPEPPPPVQEEKKLTSKSSFMSLFKPKVLLDTMTTKVQAASTSGVRFLKKSTGLAADPKMTTPTPPAPAESPQPAKAKEEPKAVAKSEAVVDSKPAAASSPAGDDAASQPKRLEKRNSIQLFFKNLGQKRHSTDAGVQTEPATAATASEKTK
- the bcas1 gene encoding breast carcinoma-amplified sequence 1 isoform X4, with amino-acid sequence MGNEQSTPEDVTENGTIPEKYENGSVNGISASITLNGLEADVKSDITVHQNGKLQSPKLETKAEPDNVTAEPEPEPAPAESVSETTDSPPTDTEPVKKRKEKSHGFGKLFKKKDRKAEEKTEVQEKEKLSSEEQVDASQLHIEPQQETANVKQESEPVTEPEVGATTESSPEEQTVPESENGNDQPEESREESELEENPVMNFFKTLVSPTKTPKKETAAPDAAKDQSQKETAPAEPTTVAQTSEQSAAPKGMPAPPPPPPEPPRLETKGEPAAKAAKPTQKEEPKASAKEPESAKGKSTKDALSKFFRPKTIKEEAQAIEVEVQPVVEVQETAVEAPEPVVEMQQAAVEVDQQVGEEEVDPSKAGTLEAAAKPEPPPPVQEEKKLTSKSSFMSLFKPKVLLDTMTTKVQAASTSGVRFLKKSTGLAADPKMTTPTPPAPAESPQPAKAKEEPKAVAKSEAVVDSKPAAASSPAGDDAASQPKRLEKRNSIQLFFKNLGQKRHSTDAGVQTEPATAATASEKTK